The Bradyrhizobium ottawaense genome window below encodes:
- a CDS encoding sensor histidine kinase: MAASSLATRLFLSATAWLVVILAITGVVLSSVYKNATERAFDRRLNLYLRTLIAEVATPDEPPDRQFQSLGEPLFELPLSGWYWQITRTDTEKPEVRSSRSLWDKKLPKLEEQGTELTAAGIRLAYVDGPEGQNLRMVERPVDLGADGKFLVSVAGDDTEIFDETRSFDYYLGGTFTALGIVLLLTTVFQVRFGLAPLKRISESIADIRSGRAERLEGEFPVEIAPLARETNALIDANREIVERARTHVGNLAHAIKTPLSVIVNEAGAHIADPFAAKVMEQADVMRDQVAHHLERARIAARVSVVGTVTEVAPAIEALRRTMEKIHRDRGIMVDAKADPSAKFRGERQDLEEMVGNLVDNACKWAASRVFIEVLVEAPHQAGVGPRLRIIVDDDGRGLSEAERAQVSRRGQRLDESKPGSGLGLSIVVDLAALYGGSLSLGGAPTGGLRAELVLPGV, from the coding sequence ATGGCCGCTAGTTCGCTTGCGACTCGCCTGTTCCTGTCGGCGACCGCCTGGCTCGTGGTGATTCTGGCCATCACCGGCGTGGTGCTGTCGTCGGTCTACAAGAACGCCACCGAGCGCGCCTTCGACCGCCGGCTCAATCTCTATCTCCGCACCCTCATCGCCGAGGTCGCGACCCCCGACGAGCCGCCGGACCGCCAGTTCCAGTCGCTCGGCGAGCCGCTGTTCGAGCTGCCGTTGTCCGGCTGGTACTGGCAGATCACGCGGACCGACACCGAAAAGCCGGAGGTGCGCTCCTCGCGCTCGCTCTGGGACAAGAAGCTGCCGAAGCTGGAAGAGCAGGGCACCGAGCTCACCGCCGCCGGAATCCGGCTGGCCTATGTCGACGGGCCCGAGGGGCAGAATCTGCGCATGGTCGAGCGTCCCGTCGATCTCGGCGCCGACGGCAAATTTCTGGTCAGCGTCGCCGGCGACGATACCGAGATTTTCGACGAGACGCGCAGTTTCGACTACTATCTCGGCGGCACCTTCACCGCGCTCGGCATCGTGCTGCTGCTGACGACCGTGTTCCAGGTCCGCTTCGGCCTCGCACCGCTCAAGCGCATCTCGGAATCGATCGCCGATATCCGCTCTGGGCGGGCTGAGCGGCTCGAGGGCGAATTCCCGGTCGAGATCGCGCCACTGGCGCGCGAGACCAACGCGCTGATCGATGCCAATCGCGAAATCGTCGAGCGCGCACGCACCCATGTCGGCAATCTCGCCCATGCGATCAAGACGCCGCTCTCGGTCATCGTCAACGAGGCCGGCGCCCACATCGCCGATCCCTTCGCGGCCAAGGTGATGGAGCAGGCGGATGTGATGCGCGACCAGGTCGCCCATCATCTGGAGCGTGCGCGCATCGCGGCGCGGGTCTCGGTGGTTGGGACGGTGACGGAGGTGGCGCCTGCCATCGAGGCGCTGCGGCGGACCATGGAGAAGATCCATCGCGACCGTGGCATCATGGTCGACGCCAAGGCCGATCCGTCGGCAAAATTTCGCGGCGAGCGGCAGGATCTGGAGGAGATGGTCGGCAATCTCGTCGACAATGCCTGCAAATGGGCGGCCTCGCGCGTCTTCATCGAGGTCCTCGTGGAAGCGCCGCACCAGGCCGGGGTGGGTCCGCGGCTGCGGATCATCGTCGATGACGACGGCCGCGGCCTGTCGGAAGCCGAGCGGGCGCAGGTCTCGCGGCGCGGCCAGCGGCTCGACGAGTCCAAGCCCGGCTCGGGGCTGGGCCTGTCCATCGTGGTCGATCTCGCCGCGCTCTATGGCGGCAGCCTCTCGCTCGGTGGTGCGCCGACCGGCGGCCTGCGTGCCGAGCTGGTCCTTCCGGGCGTATAA
- a CDS encoding response regulator transcription factor, which yields MRLLVVEDDPDLNRQLTKALTDAGYVVDRAFDGEEGHYLGDNEPYDAVVLDIGLPKKDGISVLEAWRRNGRTMPVLILTARDRWSDKVQGFDAGADDYVAKPFHLEEVLARIRALLRRSTGHAQSELSCGPVTLDTRTGRVSVSGNPVKMTSHEYRLLAYLMHHSGRVVSRTELVEHLYDQDFDRDSNTIEVFVGRIRKKLDVDIIQTVRGLGYLLTPPAA from the coding sequence GTGCGCCTGCTCGTTGTTGAGGACGACCCCGATCTCAATCGCCAGCTCACCAAGGCGTTGACCGACGCCGGCTATGTCGTCGATCGCGCCTTCGACGGAGAGGAGGGGCACTATCTCGGCGATAACGAGCCGTATGATGCCGTCGTGCTCGACATCGGCCTGCCGAAGAAGGACGGCATCTCGGTGCTGGAGGCCTGGCGCCGCAACGGCCGCACCATGCCGGTCCTGATCCTCACCGCACGCGACCGCTGGAGCGACAAGGTGCAGGGCTTCGATGCCGGCGCCGACGACTATGTCGCAAAGCCGTTCCATTTGGAGGAAGTGCTGGCCCGTATCCGCGCGCTGCTGCGCCGCTCGACCGGCCATGCCCAGAGCGAGCTCAGCTGCGGCCCCGTCACGCTCGACACCAGGACCGGCCGCGTCAGCGTGTCAGGCAATCCCGTCAAGATGACCTCACACGAATATCGGCTTCTGGCCTACCTGATGCACCATTCCGGCCGGGTGGTCTCGCGCACCGAGCTGGTCGAGCACCTCTACGACCAGGACTTCGACCGCGACTCGAATACGATCGAGGTGTTCGTCGGCCGCATCCGCAAGAAGCTCGACGTCGACATCATCCAGACTGTCCGCGGCCTCGGCTATCTCCTAACCCCGCCGGCCGCCTGA
- a CDS encoding Ku protein, whose amino-acid sequence MAPRANWKGFLRLSLVTCPVALYPATSDTEKVSFNQINRKTGHRIKYLKVDAETGDEVTSEDIVKGYKVDTDTYIEVTKDELDDIALDSTHTIDIDEFVPKADIDNRYLIRPYYLVPDGKVGHDAYAVIRETIRSMDKVAIGRVVLTNREHIIALEPLESGLMGTLLRYPYEVRSETEYFDDIQDVKLTRDMLDLAKHIVEKKSGAFDPELFEDHYETALIDLINKKRSGAPITAKAAPKSGGNVINLMDALKKSIASEKDAAPAAKVAKETAKAKKPKKRVAGQREMLLPIAGKGGKDAAAKTATREATRETSKKADKPVRAPARAKKAG is encoded by the coding sequence ATGGCCCCCCGCGCCAATTGGAAGGGTTTTCTGCGTTTGTCGCTCGTGACCTGTCCGGTCGCGCTCTATCCGGCCACTTCGGATACCGAGAAGGTCTCCTTCAACCAGATCAACCGCAAGACCGGCCACCGGATCAAGTATCTCAAGGTCGACGCCGAGACCGGCGACGAGGTGACGTCCGAGGACATCGTCAAGGGCTACAAGGTCGACACCGACACCTATATCGAAGTCACCAAGGACGAGCTCGACGACATCGCGCTCGATTCGACCCACACGATCGATATCGACGAGTTCGTGCCGAAGGCCGACATCGACAACCGCTATCTGATCCGCCCCTATTACCTCGTGCCCGACGGCAAGGTCGGCCATGACGCCTATGCGGTGATCCGCGAGACCATCCGCAGCATGGACAAGGTCGCGATCGGCCGCGTCGTGCTGACCAACCGCGAGCACATCATCGCGCTGGAGCCGCTCGAGAGCGGACTGATGGGCACGCTGCTGCGCTATCCCTACGAGGTCCGCAGCGAGACCGAATATTTCGACGACATCCAGGACGTGAAGCTGACCAGGGACATGCTCGACCTCGCCAAGCACATCGTCGAGAAGAAGTCCGGCGCGTTCGACCCCGAGCTGTTCGAGGACCATTACGAGACCGCGCTGATCGATCTCATCAACAAGAAGCGCAGCGGCGCCCCGATCACCGCCAAGGCCGCGCCGAAGAGCGGCGGCAACGTCATCAACTTGATGGACGCGCTGAAGAAGAGCATCGCGAGCGAGAAGGACGCCGCGCCTGCGGCGAAGGTCGCCAAAGAGACCGCGAAAGCCAAGAAGCCGAAGAAGCGCGTCGCGGGCCAGCGCGAGATGCTGCTGCCGATCGCCGGCAAGGGCGGCAAGGATGCTGCTGCGAAGACGGCGACCAGGGAAGCGACCAGGGAAACTTCGAAGAAGGCCGACAAGCCGGTGCGCGCGCCTGCTCGGGCGAAGAAGGCCGGCTAG
- a CDS encoding Flp family type IVb pilin — protein sequence MRLLRSFLADENGATAIEYGLIAAGIALAIITAVNTMGGALLNNKFVAISTGIK from the coding sequence ATGCGTTTGCTTAGGTCCTTCCTTGCCGATGAGAATGGTGCAACCGCGATCGAGTACGGCCTCATTGCCGCAGGCATCGCGCTGGCGATCATAACGGCCGTGAACACCATGGGCGGCGCCCTCCTCAACAACAAGTTTGTCGCGATCAGCACGGGGATAAAGTAG